The following are encoded together in the Streptomyces sp. NBC_01465 genome:
- a CDS encoding type II toxin-antitoxin system Phd/YefM family antitoxin, with the protein MSYEIPVTQARAELADLINRVVYGGERVVVTRHGKPLVALVSAADLERLESESEVAEEQVISSVSSVRSFPSAPGERGRSRFGIAAEHREP; encoded by the coding sequence ATGTCCTACGAGATTCCGGTGACGCAAGCCCGTGCGGAGCTTGCCGACTTGATCAACCGCGTCGTCTACGGAGGCGAGCGGGTGGTCGTCACACGCCACGGCAAGCCGCTCGTCGCCCTGGTTTCCGCCGCTGACCTGGAGCGACTCGAGAGCGAGTCGGAGGTCGCGGAGGAGCAGGTGATCAGCTCGGTCTCCTCCGTGCGTTCGTTTCCGTCCGCTCCCGGCGAACGCGGGCGCAGCCGCTTCGGCATCGCGGCGGAGCACCGCGAGCCCTGA
- a CDS encoding ATP-dependent Clp protease proteolytic subunit — MHGPAAPSARYVLPEFTERTTTGTRTLDPYSKLFEERIIFIGTAVDDTSANDVIAQFIHLEYAAPDRDITLYINSPGGTVTAMTAIYDTMQLVTCDVATFCLGQAASTAAVLLASGAPGKRAALPGARVVVQQPAIEEPVHGQPSDLEIQSLELLRMRELMASMLATHTGHSPEQIAADIERDKVFDAVAAKEYGLVDHVLAAR; from the coding sequence ATGCACGGCCCCGCCGCCCCCAGTGCCCGCTATGTACTGCCCGAGTTCACCGAGCGCACGACCACGGGAACCCGCACCCTCGACCCCTACTCGAAGCTGTTCGAGGAGCGGATCATCTTCATCGGCACCGCCGTGGACGACACCTCGGCCAATGACGTGATCGCGCAGTTCATCCATCTCGAGTACGCCGCCCCCGACCGGGACATCACCCTCTACATCAACTCGCCGGGCGGCACGGTCACCGCCATGACCGCGATCTACGACACGATGCAGCTCGTCACCTGCGACGTGGCGACCTTCTGTCTCGGCCAGGCCGCCTCGACCGCCGCCGTGCTGCTGGCCTCCGGCGCCCCGGGCAAGCGGGCGGCGCTGCCGGGTGCGCGGGTCGTCGTACAGCAGCCCGCCATCGAGGAGCCCGTCCACGGGCAGCCCTCCGATCTGGAGATCCAGAGCCTGGAGCTGCTGCGCATGCGGGAGCTGATGGCTTCGATGCTGGCGACGCACACGGGCCACAGCCCGGAGCAGATCGCCGCGGACATCGAGCGGGACAAGGTCTTCGACGCCGTCGCGGCCAAGGAGTACGGACTGGTCGATCACGTACTGGCCGCGAGGTGA
- a CDS encoding C40 family peptidase translates to MTARICVPSLLSRTSAVTVLTAAAVGGTLLAPGAASEAQAATLATKALNVAASKKGSPYKYGAAGPSRFDCSGLTLYSYKKAGRSLPRTAQAQYNKVRHISSGSRTRGDLVFFHSGRSVYHVGIYAGSGKIWHSPKTGSVVKLEKIWTKSVWYGRVR, encoded by the coding sequence ATGACTGCGCGGATTTGTGTTCCGTCCCTGCTGTCCCGGACCAGCGCCGTAACGGTGCTCACTGCCGCCGCTGTCGGTGGCACACTGCTGGCGCCGGGAGCCGCATCCGAGGCCCAGGCGGCCACGCTCGCGACGAAAGCACTGAACGTCGCCGCATCGAAGAAGGGGTCTCCGTACAAGTACGGGGCCGCCGGCCCGTCCCGGTTCGACTGCTCGGGGCTGACGCTCTACTCGTACAAGAAGGCGGGCAGGAGCCTGCCCCGCACGGCACAGGCGCAGTACAACAAGGTGCGCCACATCTCGTCCGGCAGCCGCACCCGCGGCGACCTGGTCTTCTTCCACTCCGGGCGGAGCGTCTACCACGTCGGGATCTACGCCGGCAGCGGGAAGATCTGGCACTCTCCGAAGACCGGCTCCGTGGTCAAGCTGGAGAAGATCTGGACGAAGAGCGTCTGGTACGGACGCGTGCGCTGA
- a CDS encoding DUF6328 family protein has translation MTDEGPGPERDETRMERADRNFVELLQELRVVQTGVQFLFAFLLTLAFTTRFPELDSFERGTYVTTLLLTVVAAGLFTAPAALHRALFGQGAKERIVTVSSRLAGTGMAVLALALAGAVLLVVDVVHGMPEGIAAGAGTLLVCGGLWALLPWLVGRGLSETRNRPPG, from the coding sequence ATGACTGACGAGGGTCCCGGACCGGAACGCGACGAGACACGCATGGAGCGTGCCGACCGCAATTTTGTCGAGCTGCTCCAGGAACTCAGGGTCGTCCAGACCGGCGTCCAGTTCCTCTTCGCCTTCCTGCTGACCCTCGCCTTCACCACCCGTTTTCCCGAGCTCGACTCCTTCGAGCGCGGGACCTATGTGACGACCCTGCTGCTCACCGTGGTGGCGGCAGGGCTCTTCACCGCACCGGCCGCCCTGCACCGCGCCCTGTTCGGGCAGGGCGCGAAGGAGCGGATCGTGACGGTGTCCTCGCGGCTCGCGGGCACGGGGATGGCGGTGCTGGCACTCGCCCTGGCGGGTGCGGTGCTGCTGGTCGTCGACGTCGTCCACGGGATGCCGGAGGGCATCGCGGCGGGGGCGGGGACTCTGCTCGTCTGCGGCGGGCTGTGGGCGCTGCTGCCGTGGCTGGTCGGACGCGGGCTCAGTGAGACGCGGAACCGGCCACCAGGATGA
- a CDS encoding LysE family translocator, translating into MDAQLLAFTGVAAGMVAMPGADFAVVVRNALASRSSGVACAVGVAGGLLVHTALAVAGLAAVLVAVPVLFRTLQIAGGIYILYLGCRALHSVIRPAPALPESEEKATDGIGRCLRQGFLTNVLNPKAPVLFLSLLPQFVPHGAPVLPRTLLLASIVVALALVWFPAVALLVDRLGHWLRRPRTARTVEGVTGTALAGLGVILVAGSASH; encoded by the coding sequence ATGGACGCTCAACTGCTCGCATTCACCGGAGTCGCCGCCGGCATGGTCGCCATGCCCGGCGCGGACTTCGCCGTGGTCGTACGGAACGCACTCGCCTCCCGCAGCTCCGGTGTCGCCTGCGCGGTCGGCGTCGCAGGGGGCCTGCTCGTGCACACCGCGCTGGCTGTCGCGGGCCTCGCGGCCGTCCTCGTCGCAGTGCCCGTCCTCTTCCGTACGCTCCAGATCGCGGGCGGGATCTACATCCTCTATCTCGGCTGCCGCGCACTCCACAGCGTGATCCGCCCCGCGCCCGCCCTGCCGGAGAGCGAGGAGAAGGCCACCGACGGCATCGGCCGGTGCCTGCGCCAGGGCTTCCTCACCAATGTCCTCAACCCCAAGGCGCCGGTGCTCTTCCTGAGCCTGCTGCCCCAGTTCGTCCCGCACGGGGCGCCGGTCCTTCCGCGCACGCTCCTGCTGGCCTCGATCGTGGTGGCACTCGCCCTCGTCTGGTTCCCCGCCGTGGCGCTGCTGGTGGACCGGCTCGGGCACTGGCTGCGGCGGCCGCGTACGGCCAGGACGGTCGAGGGTGTCACCGGGACCGCGCTGGCCGGTCTCGGAGTCATCCTGGTGGCCGGTTCCGCGTCTCACTGA
- a CDS encoding LysR family transcriptional regulator — translation MYDPTRLAALVAVAEAGSITRAAARLGYTAPALSQQLAKLERESGATLLVRHHRGAKLTAAGELLAARARTVLDEMDRARHELSRLAGLSGGRLKVGTFTTAGIHLLPPVLSSFRRAHPDVELTLADYEPPQGVSAVAAGDADLALTHAYDPAASAPPPSGVALETLLVEELVLVTAPGHVLAGGAGRLPVADLAGQPLISSAPAHPPRQGVESALAAAGATPAVVCETPGYALVCALVSAGIGVAVVPEMVAAMSATPLGVRQLEPAAYRRTISVAYRTGEESPAADTLRALLRGGFGRG, via the coding sequence ATGTACGACCCGACGCGGCTCGCCGCGCTCGTGGCCGTCGCCGAGGCCGGTTCGATCACCCGGGCCGCCGCGCGCCTCGGTTACACCGCGCCCGCGCTCTCGCAGCAACTCGCCAAGCTGGAGCGGGAGTCGGGCGCCACTCTGCTCGTACGACACCATCGCGGCGCCAAGCTGACGGCGGCCGGTGAGCTGCTGGCCGCGCGGGCCCGTACGGTGCTCGACGAGATGGACCGGGCCCGCCACGAGCTGTCCCGGCTGGCCGGGCTCTCCGGCGGCCGGCTGAAAGTGGGCACCTTCACCACCGCGGGCATCCATCTGCTGCCGCCCGTGCTGAGCTCCTTCCGCCGCGCCCATCCGGACGTGGAGCTGACCCTCGCCGACTACGAGCCGCCTCAGGGCGTGAGTGCGGTGGCCGCGGGCGACGCGGACCTGGCGCTGACCCATGCGTACGACCCCGCCGCTTCCGCGCCGCCGCCCTCGGGGGTGGCGCTGGAGACGCTGCTGGTGGAGGAGCTGGTGCTGGTGACCGCGCCGGGTCATGTACTGGCCGGTGGGGCGGGGCGGCTGCCGGTGGCCGATCTCGCCGGGCAGCCGCTGATCAGCAGTGCGCCCGCGCATCCGCCCCGCCAGGGCGTGGAGTCGGCGCTGGCCGCGGCGGGGGCGACGCCCGCCGTGGTGTGCGAGACGCCGGGGTACGCCCTGGTGTGCGCGCTGGTCAGTGCGGGGATCGGGGTGGCGGTGGTGCCGGAGATGGTCGCGGCGATGTCGGCGACGCCGCTGGGGGTGCGTCAGCTGGAGCCCGCCGCGTACCGCCGTACGATCTCGGTCGCGTACCGGACGGGCGAGGAGAGCCCGGCCGCCGACACGCTCCGGGCCCTGCTGCGGGGAGGGTTCGGGCGGGGCTAG
- a CDS encoding ATP-binding protein, whose product MADHQEASVTLPSEPGSVSSARRYVANVLAEWGLPTEAEISDTVRLIVSELATNAVQHTFGQSPTFTVDVQLDRDEQLRIGVTDSHPRWPQRLPAAVQQDNGRGMVIIRWLTAECGGRLTVTPTPEGGKTVWIALPWTAAVGG is encoded by the coding sequence ATGGCAGACCACCAGGAAGCATCCGTCACTCTGCCGAGCGAGCCGGGCTCGGTATCCTCCGCGCGTCGCTATGTCGCCAATGTGCTGGCCGAATGGGGACTCCCGACCGAAGCCGAGATCTCCGACACGGTCCGGCTGATCGTCTCGGAACTGGCGACCAACGCCGTACAGCACACCTTCGGGCAGTCGCCCACCTTCACGGTCGACGTCCAGCTCGACCGCGACGAGCAACTGCGCATCGGCGTCACCGACAGTCACCCGAGATGGCCCCAGCGGCTGCCGGCCGCCGTCCAGCAGGACAACGGCCGCGGCATGGTGATCATCCGCTGGCTGACCGCGGAGTGCGGCGGGCGGCTGACCGTCACCCCCACCCCCGAAGGCGGAAAGACGGTCTGGATCGCGTTGCCGTGGACGGCGGCGGTCGGCGGCTAG